TGCTAGCTCTGAAGAAATATCAAATGCCGCCTACAAACAATCATCTCATCTAGAAGATATCGTAAATAACATGAGTGAAATGAAATCTTTAATCTATGAATTAGAAAAAGATATAAAAAAATTCAAGATATAATAATTTTTAATAGGCCTATTCAGGCCTATTAATTTAATTTATAATATAATAGTAATCATGTTTCTGTATTTTCGTATTTTTTGTAAAACGTAACCTAATATGTGCATTAACTCCGCTATTTGTATAGACATGGGATTTGAGTTATAGTAAAATCTTTCTAAGGTTGATCTCTTCTACTAATCACACTACAAAGATAACTATATAATTCCAAAGCAATAAATTTAGAAAACAGAATCTTATCGTAGATTTAGTAATTTAATTGATACTTAATCACGATTCATTCATTTTGCCTTCTGTATTATGAATCTTTACTATATAATTACATTGGGGGGCTAGGTACTAAATTTCGAGCGGCTCATTTGAAAGGAGTATCTAAAATCATGAAATTAGGTGAAAAAATACGAGCTATTAGACTAAATAGGGGTATCAAACAAGTCGAATTAGCAAAATTAGCAGAGATATCTAATTCATATCTATCTGATATAGAAATGTGTAGAGTATCTCCATCAATGAAAACTTTGAAAAAACTTGGAAATGCGTTGTGCGTTGACTTACCTATTCTTACAGATCACACCATTTTAACAGCAAATGAACTCATAAATTCCATAAGCGAAAACAGACTGCAATTTGTTTTTTCAGGTATATACGATGGGCTTGTTCTTGCTAATTTAGAAAAAGAAATAATTGATGTAAATGACAACTTCTGTACATTCACCGGCTGGAAAAAATCAGAATTAATAAGCAAAAGAGCAACAAAGTACATTTCGAACATGAATATTTGGAAAGTAAATGACCTAATAAACAACGATGATTTAAAGAAAATCATCATATACGAAGACTTATTTAATGTAGAGCTACGAGAACCTGTCCAATTCCGCATAAATCTCCAAAAAATTCATGTAAACGGAAAAACCTTTATATTTGCTCTATTTGAAGTATTGGAAACAAAACATCAAGAAATATTCTGGAAAAAGACAGCATTTTAATGATAAAAAATAAGGATTCTATCATAGTAGAATTCACCACTAAAAATAGATGTAGTCTAAAACTTCAATTGAAGTTTTAGACTACATCTATTTTTAAACTACTTCCACTTTAGAAAAAGTATATAATTTAATCCCCAATAATTCTTATCTCACAATCCATATCTCCAAGTACTATATTCCAAGTACGTCTTTCACAGTATAGAGTCCTGCCTGTTTGCCCTTCAAATACATAGCTGATTCACAAGCGCCCTGAGCAAAACACTCCCAATTGTGAGCATGATGGGTAATCTCAAGTCTCTCTCCCATCAAACCAAACATGACAGTGTGGCTACTAGATATATCGCCTGCTCTAAGTGAGTGATACCCTATACTTCCGCTCTCTCGCTCCGATGTTCTTCCATAACTAGCTATATCCGATATATCCTGACTAAGCGCCTTAGCTATGACCTCTCCCATCTCCTTAGCAGTACCACTTGGAGCATCTTTTTTGTTTTTATCGTGCATATCAACTATCTCGATATCAGCTACATCGCCAATAGCTTTAGCCGTTATCTCCAATAATTTATACATCAAATTCACAACTCTAGATGTATTCGCAGCATATACTAAAGGTATCTGTTTAGAAATCTCCTCTATTCTACCCATTTGCTCTTTAGAAAAACCTGTCGTTCCGCACACAAATGATTTTCCATGCCTTAAAGCAATTTCCATCATCTCCATAGAACACTCTGCCGCCGTATAATCTACTATCACATCACATTCATCTATTATATTCTCAATATCGTCCACCACTACAGCACCTGTGCGCTCACCTATAGATGCCACTTCCCCTACATCTC
The Tissierellales bacterium DNA segment above includes these coding regions:
- a CDS encoding helix-turn-helix domain-containing protein, with protein sequence MKLGEKIRAIRLNRGIKQVELAKLAEISNSYLSDIEMCRVSPSMKTLKKLGNALCVDLPILTDHTILTANELINSISENRLQFVFSGIYDGLVLANLEKEIIDVNDNFCTFTGWKKSELISKRATKYISNMNIWKVNDLINNDDLKKIIIYEDLFNVELREPVQFRINLQKIHVNGKTFIFALFEVLETKHQEIFWKKTAF
- the dapB gene encoding 4-hydroxy-tetrahydrodipicolinate reductase; the protein is MRTIVIGPAGKMGKLIARIVHERENMSLVGAVGPRGREYIGRDVGEVASIGERTGAVVVDDIENIIDECDVIVDYTAAECSMEMMEIALRHGKSFVCGTTGFSKEQMGRIEEISKQIPLVYAANTSRVVNLMYKLLEITAKAIGDVADIEIVDMHDKNKKDAPSGTAKEMGEVIAKALSQDISDIASYGRTSERESGSIGYHSLRAGDISSSHTVMFGLMGERLEITHHAHNWECFAQGACESAMYLKGKQAGLYTVKDVLGI